Genomic segment of Oncorhynchus keta strain PuntledgeMale-10-30-2019 chromosome 5, Oket_V2, whole genome shotgun sequence:
TGGACAATTAGGCTCataacttcaatgctgcagtcaCCCAATCAAGGCATAGATAATAGATATGAGACAAACAGTAGGGCTAAGTACAGTATTAAACAGATGAAAAACAGGTCCTACCGTAGTAGTCTTTTGAGTCTGATCAGGTCGAGGGTCAGGTTGAGTCGGTCGGGTCATCAGATTAAGGTTCATGATGGGGAATGCAGTCGAAAACAGGAATACGGCTGGGAAGACATCGTAGTACTAGTTACACAGAGGACATCTAGTTGATTAGGAGGACATTTAGATGTGTAAATGTGATGTGGCACTCACCGAAGGTCAGaagaaaggggaggaggaagagcaggatGGCAAACCAGAAAGGCAACCAGGAAGGCAACCATGAACGGGCTACAGGGGGAAACACATAGAGCCAAAGCTAATACTAATGCTAACAAACAAGGCACAAGCAGAGAGAAAAGCTAACGCTCAGCTAATGCTAACAAACAAACTACGAGCATAGAGACCAGCTGTCTCTAATATTGTCTCttgtacacaaacacaaacacattgcACTCACTGCAGCTAGCACCGGTCCTTGTACCAATTCCACTAGAGAAGCTCCTGCTGGAGCATGTCCTAAGCCTTTGTGGCTCTTCAGAGCAGTAGCCAGAGCTGTAGCTCATGCTCGAGAAGCTCAGGCTGGGCTCCAGGGCCACActaggaggagacaggaaggtcTGCCTTCTCTGGGTGGCCCTCAATGTCGGAGCCAAGTCTGAcatagggagggagatgagaaagATAAGGGAGGTTGAGTATTTtagacatatacagtatattgtgtaTACATATCCAATTAATTCAGACTGACACACATGTCTACTAATCCAAGCAATGGGGTTAGAGGGTAGGCCTGGTCCCAGAACTGTTTAtgttgtcttgccaactcctatggccaTTGCCATGGCGTGACAATGACCACAGGAGTTGGAAGGACAGAACAAACCGATCTCAGACCAGCCGACTAGTCGACACAAGGGGCTAATAGAGGTTGGCAATGTGAACACCAACTCGCTAGGACAGGAAGTGATGTCTGCAGTACCAATGTCATCGGCATTGATGTTTCGCTCATTGGTGAAGTTGGTGGCACTGACAGTGCTGCTGGCCTGACTGGATCGGGAAGAATCCTTATGTCCCCCAGTTCTCTTCTTATTGAAAACCCtgagagggacacacacagtttTAACACTGTTCTAACACTACCGTTCAATACAAAAAAATGACACGCAAGATGAACTCATCACCTGACGGGGCTCTCCCTGtaggagatgctggaggaagacTCGTCATCGGAGGACTGGTTATAGTACCCTCCGGTTACTAGCCTCGCGCTTCTCCTGTGCATGACTGGGGGGCAAGAGAGATTTATTTGTGGATTTCAAATTAGCCTACTTTTAAACAAAGAGGCCTACTGACTAAAACCAGGCATTTTATCTCAGATATAAATAGCCTTCTACTTACCGGAGTCTTGCAATCATAGGCTACAGTAATTTTCGCAGTCTGTAAAATCAGATGTAACGAGAGCAAGTGAAACTTTGCAAATGAGCCACTGTGTTGAAAACTGCAATTACAACGTTATTTACATTGTTGCGTAGAAGGAGCCCAGGGTACGTCATAATCGGCTCTGCGCGCTCTGGACTACTTGATTTATGCAGTGCaatccctaccctaaaccctaacctcaaccactatcctaaccttaaccacaaccTAACTCTTACCATAAACcttttaaatgtcaacttcaatggggtatgtcccaaggatcccggatagcacTGACCCTTGATTTACAGCGGTCCTCCCGCTCATTCGTCTCCAAATGTCCATTGATTGTTCGAATAAGTAACCCCATGagttcattttatttatttattacgtTTATTTAAAAGGGACAATGTACAATTAATACAAATCTCACAAGAAATTTGATGCATTATCATTTTAATTATATTTAGCCTAGCTAAACAGCTCATTAAGGCTTCATCTCCCTGGCCCCGGCAGCTGAACAGTAGCCTTCATCTTTTCGGTTTATTGGAGTCTCATTATACAAATTGTAAGCCTATAAGCTACTGTAAGAGGGAACATGTGCCAGCCAGGGTGAAATAAATAAGCACAAAAGGCACTGTTGTAGTCAAttatttttaacatttttaacatttttgtttgtttgtaataATACTTTTGGGGGGGGAGTAGGACTAGGCTACAGGCAGAGCCTTCTATTGCAATAAAAGGCTTTGGCTACGGACTGGGCTGAAATGAATTAGATTTCTTCTCAACATCTCACTTCGTCATGACAACCGTTAAAGAGCCAAAACTCCGTGTTTGTCACCACTGCTGCGGCGCTCCACTCTCAACACCAGTCACCGCCCGCAATAGAAAACGTTTTTTATGAAGTTTCATTCTTGAGAGAACCGGACCGCACCGGACTAGTCACCCCAGAGCGATGCACCGTGCAATTCGCTGTTGTTTTTCTAGACACCGTTTGAGCAGCATCCAGACAAGAAAACGTTTTTGTGAAAGAAAAAGCTGTCTGACAAACGTGCTGTGGTTACATGTAAGTTTTACTATTGTTGCTTGTTATTTAACAACGCTTGAGAATAATTAACGAATCTGATTAACTGATTAACTTTAAATGCAAATCTTAGCCTAAATATTGGCTACTAAAATACTGCATTACAATGTCACACTCACATAAATGTGTAATACAATGCGAATGACACGTCCAATATTCTGTGGTACACTCTTCCTCGAGCGTACCCTGCCGTCATAACCAGGGCACACTGGTATACTGACTAGACTACTTACTGCCTTATATATGGCCCTCCCTGCCTGTCATAACCAGGCCACACTGGTATACTGACTAGACTACTGCCTAATATATGGCCCTGCCTGTCATAACCAGGGCACACTGGTATACTGACTAGACTACTGCCTTATATATGGCCCTGCCTGTCATAACCAGGGCACACTGGTATACTGACTAGACTAATGCCTAATATATGGCCCTGCCTGTCATAACCAGGGCACACTGGTATACTGACTAGACTACTGCCTTATATATGGCCCTGCCTGTCATAACCAGGGCACACTGGTATACTGACTAGACTAATGCCTAATATATGGCCCTGTCTGTCATAACCAGGGCACACTGGTATACTGACTAGACTAATGCCTAATATATGGCCCTGCCTGTCATAACCAGGGCACACTGGTATACTGACTAGACTACTGCCTAATATATGGCCCTGCCTGTCATAACCAGGGCACACTGGTATACTGACTAGACTAATGCCTAATATATGGCCCTGCCTGTCATAACCAGGGCACACTGGTATACTGACTAGACTAATGCCTAATATATGGCCCTGCCTGTCATAACCAGGGCACACTGGTATACTGACTAGACTACTGCCTAATATATGGCCCTGCCTGTCATAACCAGGGCACACTGGTATACTGACTAGACTAATGCCTAATATATGGCCCTGCCTGTCATAACCAGGGCACACTGGTATACTGACTAGACTAATGCCTAATATATGGCCCTGCCTGTCATAACCAGGGCACACTGGTATACTGACTAGACTAATGCCTAATATATGGCCCTGCCTGTCATAACCAGGGCACACTGGTATACTGACTAGACAACTGCCTAATATATGGCCCTGCCTGTCATAACCAGGGCACACTGGTATACTGACTAGACTACTGCCTTATATATGGCAGTGTGTGTCAGGGGGATAAAGAAGACAACCAGGAACCAGAAACGTCCTCTCATTCAGTTAAATCTACAGTCAACGACATGTCACATATTACCCTATTACCTTAAACTATATTACACAAGTAGTTTTGAATCATATTCTTTTTCAGCAAGGTCGGGTAACCACTTTTAACTTTGTTTAACAAAGCTCTCTGTAACAGTTCTAAACCACAAGACTTGTTCGTTGGAGGGAAAACGTACTGGATTGAACTGGAGGCCAGTCTTATAAATGAGTCTGTCTCCTATAAAGTGCTTTTTTCCCTCTCACTTCCTTTTCTGATTATTTTGTCTCTTTCCCAACAGTTAAATCTCCTACACCAGTGTTTTTAAAATGCTGGTCTGGTCCCACTGGAGGGCTACAACTGATTCCTTTCAGGTCTGGATCCTGGCACAATAATCATTGGAGTTGGTGACAGCAGAATCACTATTCCACCATTTTGTTAGTCAGTCCTTCACCTAGCATAAGCCATGTTCAGCCTGTCAGAGCTGGCCTCTCTGAGTGAGCGTCAGGGCAGCTCCAAGCTGCTGAAGCCCTGGTGGGAGGTCTTCATGGAGtacctggtggtgatgatgctCATGGTATCTGTGTTGTCAGGCACCCTGTTGCTATCTCGAGACAGGGTGGTGTGTCTCCCCCTGGACCTCACTACCACCCCTACTAACCAGAACACCTCCTCCAGCAGTGGTGCCGTACCTCAACCCCACCCCCCTAACAGGCCCCCCACCAAAGCATCCCCCCTACCAGCCAACCGTTGGACCCCTGCTAGGGGCAGACGCACCCACCTGGACTACCAGCAGTATGTCTACATTAGCCAGGTGTGCTACCACGAGGCCCTGCCCTGGTACTCCCGCTTCTTCCCCTATGTGGCTCTACTCCAGTCCCTGGTGCTATTGGCCAGCGGTTGCTTCTGGTTCCACTTCCCCCTCACCTCTGCCCGCATAGAGCACTTCCTGACCATCCTGGCCAAGTGTTGTGAGTCTCCCTGGACCTCCCGCGCCCTGTCCCATGCCGCTCgccaggaggagagggaggggaggagacaggcccCAAGGATCTCCAAATGCCTCCTCCTACTCTCCTGTCTTCACTCTCCGTATCCCGCAACCGCCAGTCCAGCCTGGACTCGGGCACAGACAGCCCCCTGCTGGTGAGATCGGATAGCGCGTCCACTGCCGCCCCTCCCTCGCcctgcccctccactctctcccggACCTCCTCCCTGTCCACCATGTCTCTGTCCCGGGCCCATGTCCCGGCTTCCAAATCTCCTGTGGTGCTGGATGGTTCACGGCGGGTTGCCAGTTTGGACCGGAGTGACGGGGAGCAGGCCAGGGCACTGTTCGAGAGGGTGCGCCGCTTCCGCTCCCACTGTGAGAACTCTGAAGTCATCTACAAGGTCAGGGGTCATTTACTGAACGTGTCTGAACTATTTTTTGATGTATCTGTTTACCATACCACACCTTCACATTCACTATCCCTGATTTCTGCTCTCTCCTGCATTAGGTGTACTTGGCCCAGACAGTGTTCAAGCTACTGCTGGTGGTGCTGATAGTGGGCTACACCACTCCTCTGATGAGCTCCATCTCGTTCACCCACACCTGCCTGCCCCAGGCCCATGCCCTGACTGGCTACAGTGCCTTTGAGTGTACCCATGCCCTGGCCTCTGTCCTCCACAAGTTGCTGCTGGCCTACATCAGCCTGGTGGGGCTCTTTGGCCTGCTGAGCATCTACACCCTCAGCTGGATCCTCCACAGGTCTGGATAGCAGATTTGTGGCAACATTTTTATGAGTGTTGTGACtgtaatttgcattttattttcCCATCTATTTTAATTGGCTTTGCTCTGCAGccagtggtataaagtacttaattaaacatactttaaagtactacttaagtagtttactttactattaatattttttttactaacttttactttttatttttcacTACATTCTTAAGGAAAATCATGTACTTTTTACaactgacacccaaaagtacttgttacattttgaatgctttgcATGACAGGAAAACAGTCAAATTCACGCAATTCTCAaaagaacatacctggtcatcccaactgcatctggtctggcggactcactaaacactaaatGCTTCATTAGTAAATGaagtctgagtgttggagtgtgcccctggctatccgtaaatttaaaaaactaGAAAAtcatgctgtctggtttgcttaatgtaTAGActgtgaaattatttatacttttacttttgataattgagtatatttaaaaccaaatacttttagactacTACTTTACTCAAGTGGTATTttgctgggtgactttcacttttacttgattcattttctattaaggcatctttacttttactcaagtatgacaatttggtactttttccaccattgtCTGCAGCATATTAGACTCTTAGTACCTTTGTTCTTAACTATACAGTGCTCTGTTTGTGGTTGTGCACCCCTCAGCTCCCTGCGTCAATACTCCTTTAACAAACTGAGGGAGCTGGGCTCCATGAGGGATGTCCCTGACTTATGTAATGACCTGGCCTTCCTGTTACACATGGCTGACCAGTACGACCCCCTACTGGCCCAGCGTCTTTCCGTCTTCCTGTCACCCGTCAGCGAGACACGCCTGCTGGAGGAGAGCCTGGAGAGGCGCTGGGGTGCCGAGAGGCTGCGCTCCATGACCACGGTCGACCCAGAGGGACGGCCCCTGCTGCAGCTGGTGGCCCTGCCGCGCCTGCCCCCTGCCCTCTTCACCCTCAGCCAGCTGGTAGTTCTCAAGCTGGAGCTCATCACGGACGCCAAGCTCCCCGCACAGGTGGCCAACATGACCTCACTCAGGTGAGCCATATAGCCAACATTGAAGCCACCAAATATTGAAATAATCTACATACAATATACACTTTATAGAAGTGTTTTGTTTGGTGTGTTCTAGACAAGGGGCTTCAATTGTTTTATATGTCACAACAGGGAGCTTCATTTGTACCACTGTACTGCAGCCATGCAGCCTGGTTCCCTGGTGGTTCTGCAGGAGCGTCTGGAGGCCCTGCACCTCACCTTCACCCAGGCTGCAGAGATCCCTGGCTGGGTCTACTCTCTCCGCGGCCTGCAGGAGCTGCACCTTTCTGGCCGACTGGGCTGCGAGGGCGGGGTGGGCCGTGGCTGGGCCCTGGGAAGCCTCCGGCAGCTCCGTCACCTCCGGGTGCTGGTCCTGAGGGGCATGCTGCAGCGTGTGCCCGGGGAGCTGGGGGAGGTGGCAGGGAGCCTGGTGAGGCTGGAGATCCACAACGAGGGCTCCAGGCTGCTGGTGCTGACGGGCCTGCGGCGTGTGGCCGGCCTGACCGAGCTGCAGCTGCAGGACTGCCACTTGGAGCGCCTGCCCTCTGCCCTGCTGGCCCTCACCAGCCTGCGCACCCTGGACCTGCAGCACAACAGCCTGCGCACCCTGGAGGAGCTCCTAGGGCTGGCACACCTCCGCCGCCTCTCCTGCCTCAGGCTAGCCCATAACCGTATTCTGGCCCTACCGGCTAGTGTTGGTGTACTGCGTGCTCTGGAGCTCCTGGACCTGGGGTACAACCAGCTCCAGAGCCTTCCCCCGGCCCTCTTCAACCTCCACCACCTACGTCGCCTCCTACTGGCTGGAAACCTGCTGGACGAGCTGCCAGCAGAGGTAGGGGCGCTGACATTTCTCACAGAGTTGGACCTGAGTGGGAACAGGCTGGAGAGCCTGCCCCCAGAGCTCTTCAGTCGCTGTTTGGAGCTGCGGAGCCTGAATGTATCCCACAACTCCCTGGGTTCCCTGCCTCCAGGGCTGAGAAACCTGAGTCACCTGTCCCGTCTGGACCTGCGCAGCAACAGTCTAGAAGAGCTGCCCATGGAGCTGGGCTGCTGTTCAGGACTGCATGGAGAAGGTCTGCTGGTGGAggactggctgctccatgcactGCCACGACATTTAAAGGAATTCCTAACCCAGTCTGGCTCTCATACCGGCAAATCCTTAGAATCACACTCCCGTCCAGACTCAGATAGCTTCCCCTACTTCTCGGCTACCCAGTGGAGTTTCTCCTCTGCTCTGGAATCACGGATATAGATCTAGAGATTAATATTGTCTAACCATTCATAGAATACATTCAACATcttgtagtgtctgtattgtttccGACAAATCATATATTTTTTACTGCTTATTTTATTTCTTCCTACATTTAATTTTTTAACACCTCTTTTTCTTCTTGACCACTCTTTTCTATGTTTACTTGTTGAGTTTGTGGGGTACATCACTGCAGCTCTGACACATTCCCAATCTTTCTAGACAAAAAGTGATTTTACATGAAAGTTCATAGACTTTGCTGCAGTGAAATGTTTGATGCCTTTATGTCCCTGTACAGTTTATATAACATCCATATACGTAACCCTTTGGAAAAACTGAGAAGTCTTTGCTTCCACTTTGAGGGTCCTCTATTAATTTCATTTCAAGGTAAAAACAGTATTTTGAAGGAGGCTGAGCTGGATGAATGCATGTCCTGCTACATTGGATTAGACATTGACATGGAACGATCGTTATTATCCcgatggtggagctcagagatcCCTCCACAGGCTTACTGAAATTCTGTGCTTTCTGGGACTTGTTTGTCTGAGGAGGACAATACCCTGAGCTCCAATGAGCTTATGAAGTTCAAAGGCCTAAACTGTACATGTGGAAAGACTGAAATTAGACAGACTGAAAGGACTTAAAAGACCAATAAGATTAACATTAACATTTATTCCtacttgttttgtacatatttAATCTTCAAAAAAGTCAAATTAATCTTACTAGCATTGGGTGCAACCTTTTGTGAAACTAATACAATAGTGTGCTTGTTCAGAACATTAGCACATTATTGTGACTATAGAAATTATGAAAACTTGTTTAACTTTTTTGTATGGCTAATAATATTAATTACAGTACATACCCTTATTGGTGACTTTTGGGACTATTTTATTGCAACACCTACAACGTAATACAAAACACATTCCAATGAATCGTTGCAAAAAAACATATTATTGAATAAATTAAGTGCTTGTGTTCTTCTGTACACAAGACCAACCATGGTCAATCTTAGTGATGGAATTAATTTAATAAACTATGAAAGTCCAGCCTACTTCCTGGATCATGTTCCATAATTTTTTTTTATGAGATTCAACATGGAATCATACAATTCATAAAAACGCGATCATTTATGATATATGTAAAATTATATTTGTTTTCGTGGCTTAATTTACTTCTGCCCAATACGTTGTTATAAGGTATTAGATTACAAAATAGAAAACGCAATCTAAAATGTTATTGAAAGACAACAGGCGGACTTATATTTGTAGATTGTGTAGACTttatcaatttaaaaaaaaaatcgcaTTGTTTAGAAGCAAAGGCGACTCGAGCTATTGCACACGCTTacttcacagagtaggcgttccctaccGGATAAATACAGATGCATGCTGGAACTGGCTAAAaggatctcgctagctcgtgcttggctcttgCTCACTAtttcccattggaaacgacagtCTGTGGGCTATCTTGGTAAGTTATAAAAAATCTCTGACAGGAGTGCTGATCGTCACTATTGATTGACAGCTTGACTTGGCCAATCGTGATAGAATTAGAAGTAGTTTCGTCAAATTGACACGTAAAACCAACCAATGATATTACTGTATTTGGTGAAGGCGGAAGTTCCGGCTTGTCGTATAAACTGAGGCCTCCTCTCCATGTGGTTTTGAGGAGTATTTTTTTGAGGTTGAATTGTAACATCGCTGTAAGGTAAGACGGTAGCTAATATTGCTTATTTGTGTCCCTTTGGGAATATTCTGGTTCTCGTAGTTGTATAATAAATCACCAACTGCTTTTGATGGTTTTCGGATAAGCAAGATATTGGCAAATGCATTGTTAGTTCTGAGCAAGGCATCTGGAAGTAACGATGGCTATTTTGCTAGCTAGGCtagggctaacgttagctaaccaaAACCGATCAAAGTCGTGCAAAACATTGGAGTTAGCCACGTGTGGCTCTACATGTTGTGTAATTTGGACAGTAGTTGGTTTAGTTCGATAGCTCGCTACATTGATAGTTTtattagttaacgttagctaccaGAACTGCTAGTAATTTAGCTAACTAGGTTGGCCTGAGCTGAGCTGCGGCAAAAGCAGCGTCGATTCATGACATTGTTTGCGTTACTATACGGATGTTACGTTACCAGAGGTATCTCTGATTTTACTCGTAAACAACCTACGGAGCTCGACAATACCAACCGTTGTTGACAACCTTTTGTAGTTGCTTACCATTTATAAcaaaatgctagctagcaaccatGGCCCCTGGTTTTGTTTGTAATACATAATTGAGCTGCTTATTTAGCTGTTGAACGTGGATAGTTTGCAACTAGTTAACTACGTAACTTAACTGGATAGTCATGGCTTAGCTAGTTTGAGACGTTTCCTGCAACTGTCAACGTCATGATTTTGTTAAACGTTATGGTTTGGTGTTACTGAATGTTAACTTAATAGTGCTCTGATGTAGACTAGCCTTACCATGGATAGTGGCGATGTTGGTCTCTTAACTTTCAAATCTCCTAATTGAGTACatctttttatttaaaaaaatatggtcTCGGGGACAATCTTTAGTCAAAAACAAATGGTGACCGCTAGTGTGAATGACCAGCCATTATTGCCCCCTCACCCTCATTTTTTTTCTATAGACAGAATGGCTGAGAATGACGTTGACAATGAGCTGCTGGACTATGAAGAGGATGAGGAGCCTCAGGGAGCCCCAGAGACTACTGCCCCAGCAGGCAAGAAGGAGGTGAAGGGCTCCTATGTCTCCATCCACAGCTCTGGCTTCAGAGACTTCCTGCTCAAACCAGAGCTGCTCCGCGCTATTGTCGACTGTGGCTTTGagcatccatctgaaggtgagtGCAATGGGTGGATGAGTGCTGGGAGTGGCATAAATGGAGGTCATGAATAGCAGTGGCATGTCTGTGGATACAAAGGAGTGCCTGTATTGGGGGAGGCTGTGTCCAATGTCATTGGGTGTTGATGGACCACTTGTCAAAACAGTGCATGTGTTGTCCAAGGTGTGTTATGGTAAACAATGGCTTTTTTGTTCAGATAAAGGTGGTGAACTGCATTCAGGTGTACTGACCAAATGCCTCATTGTTTTCCAGTTCAACATGAGTGCATCCCTCAGGCCATCCTGGGCATGGACATCCTTTGCCAGGCCAAGTCTGGTATGGGCAAAACGGCAGTGTTTGTTCTTGCCACACTACAGCAGATTGAGCCTGTGGATGGACAGGTCAGTATCTGCAAATGTCTCTTATGTCAAGTTTCAAATATTTGTTATGCATAACCCACAGGTGATCTATTCGCATCAAATACTACTCTTTTCTCTAGGTGTCAGTTCTAGTAATGTGCCACACACGAGAGCTGGCCTTCCAGATCAGTAAAGAGTACGAGCGTTTCTCCAAGTACATGCCCACAGTAAAGGCAGCCGTGTTCTTTGGGGGCCTGTCTATCAAGAAGGATGAGGATGTGCTGAAGAAGAACTGCCCTCACATTGTGGTGGGAACCCCTGGCCGAATCCTGGCCCTCATCCGCAACAAGACCCTCAACCTAAAGAACGTCAAGCACTTTGTCCTGGATGAGTGTGACAAGATGCTGGAGCAGTTGGGTGAGTCCTTGCTTATTATTCATGTCCTTTTTGGAAATGCTCCTTCACTCGACTGTTAATCCAACCCATTTTTGTAATTTACCCCCTGAAAAATGTTTTCTATCAATTGCAATCTTGATTTGGCTTTCCCCAATGGAAATCTGTTGTCGCATATAGACTGAGTAAAGTGGATGTCTTGGTTCTTGGCTGTTGGCTGTTCTGGGGGGTAGTTTGAGACTTGGCTGTTTTATCTATGGTCCCATTTCTCTCATGTTTCAGACATGAGGCGTGACGTACAGGACATTTTCAGGCTAACACCACATGAGAAGCAGTGCATGATGTTCAGCGCCACCCTCAGCAAGGAGATTCGACCGGTCTGCCGCAAGTTCATGCAGGATGTGAGTGCAGGGAGTAGCACTGCCACTTCATGCGGTTATGGACTCAAGTTGTTTGTAAAACAGCACAACTTTGCATTGACTTCATAGAAGTATTTTTGTGGTTCTGAAGTGACATGCTCTGTCTCCTGTAGCCCATGGAGGTGTTTGTAGATGATGAGACCAAGCTGACGTTGCACGGTCTGCAGCAGTACTACTGCAAGCTGAAGGACAGTGAGAAGAACCGCAAGCTCTTTGACCTGCTTGATGTGCTGGAGTTCAACCAGGTAAACCCACACACTAATGGTATAACTTCTATCCCTGTAAGAAGTCTTATTTGTGCTGTTTCCTTGTAAATTTGTTTGCTATACCTCTAATGTCTCCTGTGTACCTCTAGGTGGTGATCTTTGTCAAGTCAGTGCAGCGCTGTGTGGCGCTCTCTCAGCTACTGGTGGAACAAAACTTCCCTGCCATTGCCATCCACAGGGGCATGGCTCAGGAGGAGAGGTCAGTCTCTCTTGCTTACGTGCACGCTTTTCTCTCACATCTCAAATGAAATGGAGCCCCAAATGCTGGCTTTTTATATAGCTGAAA
This window contains:
- the si:ch211-106h11.1 gene encoding volume-regulated anion channel subunit LRRC8D encodes the protein MPPPTLLSSLSVSRNRQSSLDSGTDSPLLVRSDSASTAAPPSPCPSTLSRTSSLSTMSLSRAHVPASKSPVVLDGSRRVASLDRSDGEQARALFERVRRFRSHCENSEVIYKVYLAQTVFKLLLVVLIVGYTTPLMSSISFTHTCLPQAHALTGYSAFECTHALASVLHKLLLAYISLVGLFGLLSIYTLSWILHSSLRQYSFNKLRELGSMRDVPDLCNDLAFLLHMADQYDPLLAQRLSVFLSPVSETRLLEESLERRWGAERLRSMTTVDPEGRPLLQLVALPRLPPALFTLSQLVVLKLELITDAKLPAQVANMTSLRELHLYHCTAAMQPGSLVVLQERLEALHLTFTQAAEIPGWVYSLRGLQELHLSGRLGCEGGVGRGWALGSLRQLRHLRVLVLRGMLQRVPGELGEVAGSLVRLEIHNEGSRLLVLTGLRRVAGLTELQLQDCHLERLPSALLALTSLRTLDLQHNSLRTLEELLGLAHLRRLSCLRLAHNRILALPASVGVLRALELLDLGYNQLQSLPPALFNLHHLRRLLLAGNLLDELPAEVGALTFLTELDLSGNRLESLPPELFSRCLELRSLNVSHNSLGSLPPGLRNLSHLSRLDLRSNSLEELPMELGCCSGLHGEGLLVEDWLLHALPRHLKEFLTQSGSHTGKSLESHSRPDSDSFPYFSATQWSFSSALESRI
- the LOC118380545 gene encoding ATP-dependent RNA helicase DDX39A isoform X2; the protein is MAENDVDNELLDYEEDEEPQGAPETTAPAGKKEVKGSYVSIHSSGFRDFLLKPELLRAIVDCGFEHPSEVQHECIPQAILGMDILCQAKSGMGKTAVFVLATLQQIEPVDGQVSVLVMCHTRELAFQISKEYERFSKYMPTVKAAVFFGGLSIKKDEDVLKKNCPHIVVGTPGRILALIRNKTLNLKNVKHFVLDECDKMLEQLDMRRDVQDIFRLTPHEKQCMMFSATLSKEIRPVCRKFMQDPMEVFVDDETKLTLHGLQQYYCKLKDSEKNRKLFDLLDVLEFNQVVIFVKSVQRCVALSQLLVEQNFPAIAIHRGMAQEERLSRYQQFKDFQRRILVATNLFGRGMDIERVNIVFNYDMPEDSDTYLHRVARAGRFGTKGLAVTFVSDETDAKTLNDVQDRFEVNVAELPEEIDISTYIEQSR
- the LOC118380545 gene encoding ATP-dependent RNA helicase DDX39A isoform X1, which encodes MLELAKRISLARAWLLLTISHWKRQSVGYLDRMAENDVDNELLDYEEDEEPQGAPETTAPAGKKEVKGSYVSIHSSGFRDFLLKPELLRAIVDCGFEHPSEVQHECIPQAILGMDILCQAKSGMGKTAVFVLATLQQIEPVDGQVSVLVMCHTRELAFQISKEYERFSKYMPTVKAAVFFGGLSIKKDEDVLKKNCPHIVVGTPGRILALIRNKTLNLKNVKHFVLDECDKMLEQLDMRRDVQDIFRLTPHEKQCMMFSATLSKEIRPVCRKFMQDPMEVFVDDETKLTLHGLQQYYCKLKDSEKNRKLFDLLDVLEFNQVVIFVKSVQRCVALSQLLVEQNFPAIAIHRGMAQEERLSRYQQFKDFQRRILVATNLFGRGMDIERVNIVFNYDMPEDSDTYLHRVARAGRFGTKGLAVTFVSDETDAKTLNDVQDRFEVNVAELPEEIDISTYIEQSR